A stretch of DNA from Alteromonas gilva:
GACTTTGCCCTGGCAAACGCTGCAATGGCCGCATTGTTGTGGCGCTTGCGTATCATCAAAATAGGCCGATAAATTAAAGTTTAAACAGCTATCCAGCTCAAAAAAGCGGACCAGAGCAGCAATACGCTTTACTTCTTTGTGCTCGTTATCGGCAAAATACCGGGCCAGTGTTTGCGGGAGGTCCGGCGCGCGTAGCGCTGGTGGGTTAACCTCGTATACGTCGGTCATTAACCGGGTGACTACTTCAATGTGCTGCTGGGCGTGTAAATACTCCAGTGCTTTTAACACTCGGGCGCGCTCTGCGCCGTAGTGCTCAAAAATGCTGTCAAAATTTACCTGACCCCAGGTTTTTTTCATGTCGGTATGGGTAAATACCGCGTTGAGAAAATCCCTGCGCTCTGCAGAAAACTGGCCTAAGATAGCCGTTTTATCCGTAATAAAGCGGTATTTGTATTCGGCAAAATACGAAAATAGCGGGCGTATTACCCTGGCTAATTCCAATTGCACCAATAGGGTTTTTAACGGTAGCTGACGAATATTACTTAAGGTTGATAAGCTATTGAGTTGGGTTTCCCACCTGTAAGGACTGGTATCTGCGTTATCTGCACTGTGAGAGGCAATATCGCTAAGTACCTTTTGAATCGAGGGCAGGTCAGGGGTGTCGCCGTAAACAAAATTCTCAATGGTCACCAGGCCATCCAGGTTGGCTAACACCGTACAGTTAGCGGGCTCACCATCACGGCCGCCACGACCTATTTCCTGGCTGTAATTTTCAATGGATTTGGGCAAATCGTAATGCACCACAAAACGAATATCCGATTTGTCGATGCCCATGCCAAAAGCAATGGTGGCGACCACCACTTGCAGGCGGTTTTGCATAAAGTCTTGCTGAATGGTTTGCCGTAACTCACCGTCTAACCCGGCATGATAGGCACTGGCGGCAAAACCGTTTTGTTGTAAGTAACGCGCCACTTGTTCAGCGGTGTGCTGCAACGTAACGTACACAATACCAGCGCCCGATTGCGCGGATAATGTTTGCAACAGCGCCTGATTTTTTTGCGCCTCGCTGACCGGCAGAACGTTAAGGTTTAAATTAGGCCGGTAAAAACCGGTTTGCACTATATCCTCGTCGGCTATGGCAAAGCGGCGTGCCATGTCCTGTTTCACTTGTTTGGTCGCTGTGGCGGTTAACAGCAGCACTAAAGGAATGTTTAAGTCTTGCTGATAAGCGGGTAGTTTTAAGTAATCGGGCCGAAAGTTGTGTCCCCACTCAGATATACAGTGGGCCTCGTCTATTACCAGCATGGAAACTTCAACTGAGGCGATAAACTGTCTGAAACGCTCGTTTTTAAACCGCTCTACCGACACCATCAAAATTTTGCACTGTCCCGAACGTATATCGCTCATAACCTGCTTGTTTTGCTCGGGCGTTAGCGTTGAGTCGATGCTGGCAGCCGCGATGCCTTTGCTATGTAAAAAAGCGAGCTGATCTTTCATTAAGGCTAACAGTGGTGACACAACCAGGGTTAAATGGGGCAATTGGGTTGCCACAAACTGGTAACACAACGACTTGCCCGAACCTGTGGGGAATATGGCCAGTGCAGAACGCTGATTTAATAAGCTATCGACAACCTCTTGCTGACCGGTACGAAAAGACGAAAACCCAAACAAGCTGTGTAATGTCGACGTGTGCTGTGATGTCATTGGCGTATTCATTCCCTGGCAATGAGCTTTAAGGCGCCGGTAATAACCCTGGTGCGCCCTGATAGGTAGCTCTTACAGATGGCTGGTAAACATAAAAATGCGGTGCCTGCCGGCACTGGTTACGTAGTGTCGCTGGCGATTGGTGTCACCGCGGATATCGTATCAAACCGGCGGTGAAGCGAAACTGATCTTATGCGTTGTTTGCATTCTACCATTAAGCACCTTCCTACACAGGTACTTATGCAAGCGCCTTCACACACGTGTATCACGCCCTCTGTTACGCTGTTGACTTATACTTTCACGGCCTCATAGCGGCAGTGAAAGGGCTTCCAAAATGAATGCATGATTAAAGTTCATGAATTAATGCAAATAAGTCATTTTTGTTCATGTGAATGTTCGCGTATAACTCTTCCTGTGCTCATAACCGTGGTTAAGGCAACAGTTTGCCTGGTCAGGCTGAGGCTTAAAAAAACCAGTAAGAGTAGGGCACACATCCCGGTTTTATCTCACAAAATAGAATGCGAAAACACCATGAATAAAGACGTTACATTTACGATTAAGAGCGTTTGTTTTGATGAAAATTACTATCCATCAGACAATACCCGCATTACCACTAACTTTGCCAACCTGGCCAGAGGAGAGATGCGTCGCGAGAACCTGCGTAATACCTTAAAAATGGTGAATAACCGATTTAATGCCCTGGCGCACTGGGATAATGTTCACGGTGATCGCTATGAGGTGGAACTGGAAATTATTTCAGTGGAAATCGATGTGGCAGGCAACGGTGAGTCGTTTCCTACTATCGAAGTGCTGAAAACGAATATTTTTGACCGCAAAACCGGTAAGCGCATTGCTGGTATTGTGGGCAATAACTTTTCGTCCTATGTGCGCGATTACGATTTTAGCGTGGTGTTGCCAGCGCATAATAAAAACCAGTCACAATTTAGCATCCCGGATACCTTTGGTGAGCTCCACGGCAAAATTTTTAAGCATTTCGTGAATTCTGAAGTGTATAAGACGCATTTTGAAAAACCGCCGGTGATCTGTCTGAGCGTGTCAGAAAACAAAATTTATCATCGTACCGAAAACCAGCACCCGATTCTGGGGGTGGAATATCAGCCCAATGAATCGTCGCTAACCGAGCAGTATTTTCAAAAGATGGGTCTGCAAGTGCGTTATTTTATGCCGCCTAACAGCGTGGCTCCGCTGGCGTTTTATTTCTTTGGCGATCTGCTCAATGATTACACGCATCTTGAACTCATTAGCACTATCAGCACCATGGAAACGTTCCAAAAAATTTACCGGCCGGAAATTTATAATGCCAATGCACCAGCGGGAAAGCGTTATCAACCTAATTTAAAACACCCGGATCATTCTCTTACACAAATACAGTACGACCGTGAGGAGCGCAGTCATTTGGCGGTTAAGCAAGGTAAATTTGTTGAAGAACACTTTATTAAACCGTACCAAACCACCCTTGAGCAGTGGTCTGCCAGCCGTACATTGTAATTACACCAACTAAAAAGCATGACTTAATATGAACACAACTTTGCCTACATCCATCGCCGGTAGCTTGCCTAAACCAGCCTGGCTTGCCGAACCTGAAACCCTGTGGTCGCCCTGGAAATTAAGCGGTGACGAACTCATAGAGGGCAAACAGGACGCGCTGCGTTTGTCATTACAGGCTCAGCAACAGGCCGGTATCGATATCATTAGTGACGGCGAGCAAACCCGCCAGCATTTTGTGACAACCTTTATCGAACACTTAAACGGGGTTGATTTTACCCAGCGCAAAACGGTTAAAATTCGTAACCGTTACGATGCCAGCGTGCCGGTGGTAGTCGATGCCGTTACCCGGCCCAAATCGGTCTTTGTCGACGATGCCAAATATTTGCGTCAGCTTACAAAACAGCCGATTAAGTGGGCACTGCCGGGGCCGATGACCATGATCGACACCCTGTACGACGACCACTACAAAAGTCGCGAAAAGCTGGCCTGGGAATTTGCCAAAATTCTCAACCAGGAAGCCAAAGAACTTGAAGCTGCCGGGGTTGATATCATTCAGTTTGATGAGCCAGCCTTTAATGTGTTTTTTGACGAGGTGAACGACTGGGGAATTGCTGCACTGGAAAAAGCCGCCGAAGGTCTCAAGTGCGAAACCGCCGTGCACATTTGCTATGGCTACGGCATAAAAGCCAATACCGACTGGAAAAAGACCCTCGGTGAAGAGTGGCGACAATATGAAGATGTGTTTCCAAAACTGCAACGCTCGGTGATTGATATTGTGTCGCTGGAGTGTCATAACTCAAAGGTACCCATGGATCTCATTGAGCTCATCCGTGGTAAAAAGGTCATGGTAGGGGCTATTGACGTGGCTTCTCATACTATCGAGACCGCTGAAGAAATCGCCGATACCCTGCGTAAAGTATTAAAGTTTGTCGATGCGGATAAGCTGTATCCGTCGACCAACTGCGGTATGGCGCCGTTACCTCGCCAGGTGGCCGACGCTAAGCTGCGCGCCTTAAGTGCCGGCGCTGCGATATTAAGAAACGAACTGGCAAACCAATAATGTGAGGGGTATAACGCCCCTTTCCGGCCAGTGATCTTGCCTGACGCCACCATTATAGTGTGGCGTTTTTTGCGTTAAAGCGCAGCGTAATTTGTGCGCGGTTTTGCAAAAGGCGGTAAGACTGGCGGCTTGCTATTCAAATCCTTTCCGGCGTATTCGACGTAAGGCTATAGGGTATCAGCAGTAGCAGGCGCTTTTAAATGGCATCATCAACACAGCAGCGTGACCTGACATCCGGGACCATACTCGGTCAGTTGGTCAGAATGACAGTACCCATGGTGTGGGGAATCGTTGCGGTCATGTCCATTGGCCTGATCGACACCTACTTTGTTGGGCAACTCGGCACACAGGCGCTGGCGGCACTGGGCTTTGTGTTTCCTGTGATGTTAACCCTGACCAGCCTGGCGATTGGCTTAGGGGCTGGCGCCGCGTCGGTGATTTCCAGGGTGATTGGCGCCGGCGATCAGCATCAGGTAAAGCGACTGACCACCGACGCCTTGTGTTTGGGGCTGGCGGTGGTAATGCTGGCATCCGGGCTTGGCATGCTCACTATCGAGCCGTTATTTTTGCTGCTCGGCGCCAGCCAAGGTCTTATTCCGCTGATTTCATCCTATATGATGGTGTGGTATCCCAGTATGGTGTTGCTGGTGATTCCGATGCTGGCCAACAGTATTATCAGAGCCAACGGCGACAGTTTTTATCCCAGTGTCATTATGATTATTGCCGCTGTTATTAATGGGATCCTCGATCCTCTGTTAATACAAGGGCTATGGCTTTTTCCCGAACTCGGATTTGCCGGTGCCGCCTGGGCATCGGTGGGCGCCAGAAGTTTAACCTTACTGGCATCGCTACTGATTTTAATGTACCGCGAACGCATGCTCAGCTACAGCTTGCCCTCAGCTGCAAGCCTGCTCAGTTCCTGGGCCAGTATTGCCAGAATAGGTATTCCGGCGGCAGGCGGTAACATGGTTAATCCGGTGGGCGTGGCGATTATCACCGCTGCCATCGCCTTGATTGGTCAGGAGCAGGTAGCAGGATTTAATGTGGCCTCACGCATGCAGGCGTTTGCTGTGATCCCCATGTTAGCCCTGTCTGCCTCTATCGGGCCTGTTGTGGGGCAGAACTGGGGCGCCGATTTAAAACATCGCTCAGCGCAGGCCCTTAAAGCCAGTTTTATCTTTTCACTGTTATGGTCATTGTTGCTGGCAGTGTTGTTCTGGCTGTTTGCTGCGCCGCTGGCGGGGCTTTTCTCCAGCGACCAGCAGGTGATCACCATTGCCTGTCAGTACCTGCATATTGTGCCATTTAGCCTGGTGGGGTACGGCTGCGTGATTATTGCCGCAGCGGCGTTTAATGCTATCGACAGGCCCATACCAGCCCTGGTTTACAACCTGCACCGCACGTTTATCTGGCTGGCACCACTGGCCTGGCTTGCCGCGGCGTTATCAACCGTTGAAGCGGTGTTTTGGTCTGTTGTGTTAGCGAATATTGTCGGTGGCGCGGCCGCTGTAGCACATGCCTGGCACTTTTTTCGCAAGCACATCGAATAAACAAGGCTGCGTATCAGCGGGCTTTTTAGTTAAAGGGTGCTAAGTCCAATCGCAGGTAGGGGTTAATATTTGCAGCAACAGCCTGTACGCTGAGCAGATTAATGAATGCAGCGCATAGCCAGCACAATTGGCGAGCATCAAAACGAACGGAGTGTAAAAAGTGAACGCATATCAAAAAATGGTAACCGGTGAAAAGTACTGCATTAACGATCCGGATCTGGTTGAAACGCGCTATAAAACCCGCGATCTCACCGATAAAATTAACGCCCTGGGGCCACGCGAGGTGGTGCAGCGTACTGCATACCTGAAAGACCTGTTTGGTGAGATGGGCGACAATGTTCACATTGAAAAGCCCATTCGCATCGACTACGGCATGAACATTAAAATGGGCAGTGATGTGTTTATCAACTTTAACTGGACCGTGCTCGATTGTTGCCCGGTAACCATTGGCAGCAGGGTGTTTATTGGCCCCAATACCTCTTTTTATACCGCTCATCACCCCTTAAATGCCGCAGAGCGCGCCGAGCATATTGGTTTTGCTGAACCTATCACAATCGGTAACGATGTCTGGATTGGCGGCAATGTGACCATTTTGCCGGGCGTTACCATTGGCGATGGTTGCGTGATTGGGGCTGGAAGCCTGGTTACTCAGGATATTGCACCGGGCATGATTGCCGTGGGCAGCCCCTGTAAAGCGGTAAAGCCGGCGCCTTAAAATAACGTGGAGCCACCCTGGTGTTGTATCAGGGCGCCGTTAGAGTAATTCCCACACCCGTATAATGACCGCCGGGTCGTCCTCGAAATTTGGGGCAGGCTCCACAGTCCCTAAAAAAATGGCATTGTTCATCCATTCGTAAGGGCTGCCGAGTGGCGCCTCAAAGTTTAACACGCTGCGTGCATACTCGTTTTTAGGATTATCCGGTGTAGGGCGGGGGGCGATAATAGCGCTGTTATGCACCAAAATAACATGCCCATCAGTGGTTTTTATCGCATAGCGTGCTTTAAGCTCCTGACTGCCATCGGGACGGCCCAGTTGCCAGTCACCGCCGCCGGATAACACTTCGGCGTTAATCTTCGGTCCTTTTACGTCACCGCCGGTGATCCATATAATCCCCCGCTCACCATACTTACTCGGCCCCACTGTAGCGCGGTTCATATCTATAGTAACCCGCGACTCATAAACAAAACGGGTGTCAAAACGATCGTCCCGATTCGGATTTTCCTGTGCGCTGACAGAGCGCACTATAATCAATAATAAAAGTGTACCGAAAAGTTGTATTGCTCGCATATTAGCTTCCTTTTTACGCATACTGCAGGAGGGGGGTTAAGCACGAAAAGTGCGATACTATCATTAGCAAAAGTAAATTAAACATTGGTGTTTTCTACTGCGGCATCAGGGTTTGTATTATTTTTGCACGCTTTTTTATGTAAAATGATTTATAACCCGTTATTCGCTATTGCAGTTTTAGCCGGTCAGCAACAGGCGACCGGCAACGCAAGACTGGGCAACAAGCATTGCCCAGTGCGCGATCCTCAGTTTATTGCTGGTAGATTTTCTCGCCACCAATAAACGACATTTTTACCTGCGTGTTGTGAACATCATAGATAGGAATATCAAACGGGTTGCGATCCAATACGATAATATCAGCGAGCATGCCTACTGCAATAGCCCCGGTTTTATCGCGAGTGCCCATCTGTTTTGCGGCATTCACCGTGTATAAGTCGATGGCCTGTTTTAGTGTGATACGTTCCACCGCACCCAGCATTTCGCCACCACCACCAGGCTTTTGTCGGGTAACCAGTGTTTCAATGCCTAACCAGGGGTTTACTGATGGAACCACTGCCCAGTCAGAGCCAGGCACAACCAATGCCCCTGCATCAATGGCGTCTTTAACCGGCGTCCAACGCTTCATGCGTTCTTTACCCACAGCCTTTTCAATGTCAGGAATTATCGGGTTCGGGAACCAGATGTAAGGTGACATTTCAAACGTTGCGGCGATGTCGCGAGCACGGTTAATATCGTCCATATTTACAAAGCTATTATGGGCGATGTCGTGCAGGTTCCCACTAAAACCATTTGCCTTGCGTGTTGCCGCGATACCGTCCATTGCACTTCTTACCGCTGCGTCGCCAGCAGCATGCATTTTCACGGTAAAGCCACTGTTGTCTGCTTTAACCAAAATACGATTCAGTTTTTCCTGTGGGATCATGGTGATCCCTTTATCGCCATGGCCTGCGTCATTATGCGCGCCCTGGTAAGGCTCGAGCATGGCGGCAGTATGACCATCCGTAGGTACGCCGTCTAACGCGAGTTTAATGCAATCAGGCTTGATGTTATCGCGAGCAAATTTGTTGCGATTAACACGCATTTTAGCCAGTGCATCATCAAGTTCTTCGTCACTGTCGACACCCACAAGGCCGCGTCCCCACTGACACGCTCTTACTCTTAGCTTTAAGTCGCCTCGATCTGCCAACGTTGTAAATGTAACTAATTCATTTTCACTCACGCCTGCGTCGGTAAAACCGGTGATACCATAAGAAGAAATCAGATCGATAGCCCATTTTAACGCTTCAGCTTTGTCTTCTTCGCTGGGAGGCGGGATAACCATTCGTACTAAGCCTGTGGCCGTTTCTCTTAAGATTCCGGTGGGTTGGCCATTTTCATCTTTTTCGATAACGCCGCCTTCCGGGGTTTTTGTTTCTGCAGTAATTCCCGCCAGCTCTAATGCTTTTGAGTTAACCCACAGACTGTGGTAGCTGATATCCGTTAGCGCGACAGGATTGTCAGGAGCTAGTTTATCGAGCATTTGACGACTTGGCTTTTGGCCAAAAGAGGCTGAATCCCACTGACCGCCTTGCACCCATTCGCCTTTTTCAGCTTTTGCGACACACTCACCTATGGTTGCCAGAGCAACTTCGGCTGAAGAGCCTTGCGGCCATGAGCAGCTTTGCGCTTTTTGGCCGGATCCCATCGCATGGATATGCATATCATGCAGGCCCGGAAATACAGTGTCCCCTGCGAGATCGATAACTTTGGTAGTACTCGATTTCAGGTCCGTTAAGTTTTCCGTTTTGCTGATCGCGACGATAACGCCATCATCAACCGCAATCGATTTCGCCCAACCATCGGTGGTATAAAAGTGACCGTTGGTGAATATTAAATCGGCCGAATCAGAGATCGCAGCGGCAGACGCTGCCGAGTCTGTTTTTGCGGCCGGTGTCGCATTTTCTGCCTGGCATGCAGGAGTACTCATCAGTACAACCGACATTGCCAGGGCATGTTTAAGCTTCAACATTCTTTAATCCTCGTTGTTAAAAATTATTCTGATTGATAAACCGTTTCACCGGCAATCACTGTTTTTAGTATTTTGATGTTATGTAATTCAGTAGTAGGAATTTTAAATGGATTTTTGTCTACAATAATCAGATCGGCATACAAGCCGACGGAAATACTGCCAACTTCATCACTTTTACCAAGATGCTTAGCTGAATTTACGGTGAATAAATCGATAGCCTGTTTGAGGCTGATGCGTTCCTGAGGCGCTAATACATCTTTACCTCCGCCTGGCTTTTGGCGAGTCACCAGTGTTTCGATAGCAATCCAGGGGTTCACGGAGGGGACCACAGCCCAATCTGATCCAGGTACGACTAATGCGCCAGCGTCTATTGCATCTTTAACCGGGATCCAGCGCTTCATTCGCTCGTGTCCGGTGGCTTTAGTGATATCAGGGATAATAGGGTTGGGGTACCAAATGTAGGGTGACATTTCAAAAGTGGCTGCAATGCTGCGGGCGCGTTGAATATCATCCATTTGAACAAAGCTGCTATGGCCTACATCATGCAACACCCCGCTAAATCCATTGCTCTTGCGAGCAGCTTCAATGGCAGTGAGACCGGCTTTTACGGCTGCGTCTCCAGCGGCGTGAAATTTTACACTTAAGCCCTTGTTGTCAAAGTCTGTCACCAGGGCATTTAATTTTTCCTGTTCAATTAACAATAAGCCTCTGGTGCGCTCCTCTGATGCATGGCTATTGTCCTTGTATGGGTCTACCATGGCTGCAGTGTGGCTGTCGGTCGGCACACCGTCTAACACAATTTTCACGCAGTCAGGACTAAATCTGCTGCGGCTATAAAGATTGCGCTGCTCTATGGGATCGGCAGAAACCTGCTCGTCGGCAGCCGAAAATACAATGGAGCCATACAGGTTGCAACCTCGCACACGCTGTTTGAGTTTGCCCGCGTCATACAACGTGGCATAGGCCTTCATCGCCACTTCGTTGACACCAGCATCGGTGTAAGAAGTAATTCCATTTGACAACATAAGTTGTGTCGACCATGCCAGTGCTTCGACATTTTGCGCTTGCGTATAAGCCGGCACATTTTTGTAAACGAGCCCGGCAGCGCTTTCACGTAATAAGCCGGTGGGGAGTCCGTTGCTGTCTTTTTCAATGATGCCACCTTCGGGGTTTGGTGTATCGGCGGTGATTCCAGCTAGCTCTAAAGCGAGGGAATTTGCCCAGGCGCTATGACCACTGATATCTCGCAGTACGACAGGATTGTTGGGAGATACCTCGTCAAGAAACTTCCGGTGTGGCGGTGTCTGCCCAAACGATGCCGCATCCCATTGGCCCCCGGTTATCCACTCATTCTCCTTACGTTCAGTGACACATGCTGCTATTTTTTGTTGCACGGTCTCAGGTGATAACCCTTGCGCAAAACGACATTGAAACTTATGTAAGCCTGAGTTCAGTGGGTGTACATGCATATCATGGAAACCCGGTAACACCGTCGCGCCATTGAGATCTACGACTGTACTCGACGAAGTCAGGTATTGCTCAGGATCAAAGCCGATAATAATACCGTCTTTGATGGCAACAGATTCTACCCATCCGTTGGGTGTATAAATGTCACCGTTTGTTAGTATTAGGTCTGCACTTGAAGCGGCGGAAAGGGCGCAATGCGATAGCATTGCGCAACCCGCTAAAAGACAGCTTTTAATCATTTTTTTGATTAACATAGCGATTGTCCAAGGTTTTCTGTTAACTAAAGCGTAGCTATTTAATTTTCCTGAAAATTAATATCTGTAGCTTAGGGTAACGCCGTAAGTGCGCGGCCGAAGCGTCGTCGAGGTATAGAGACTCTGAGCATTAATTGGTGGCGTACCCAATAAGATGCTCGACCATTCGACTGTTGGGCTTGCAGTAAGCGAGGTTACGGTGTTTGAGTTAAACAGATTGTTGACGAACAACGAGATGTTGTAATCATTAATAGTGACACCGGTTCTGATTGACAGCAGGTTGGTCGCGGGTTGTTCAAAGAAGTTGTTTGGCTGCGCGCCATTGGCTGGATTGTTGCCTGCAACCATGTCAGTTTGTTTGGACTTGAAGTTATAGTCCAGTCGGGCGAAAGCATCGTATTTATCTAGCAGAGTAAAAAAGTACTCGGCCGAAATGGTGCCCGTCCAGGGGTTTCCTACTACATGGTCGCCCTTACTGACAATGTTAAACATGGCTGCCGGGCCACCAATGACATTTTCCTGGAACTCAGCATTGGTATAGCCTAAAGCCATGTTAACTATCAAATCTTCGGTTAGCATCGCTTCCAATGCCAGATCAAAGCCATAGCTTTTAGCGCTACCCTGATTGGCAACAAAGGTGAAGCCGCAGCTTTGCA
This window harbors:
- a CDS encoding sugar O-acetyltransferase; the encoded protein is MNAYQKMVTGEKYCINDPDLVETRYKTRDLTDKINALGPREVVQRTAYLKDLFGEMGDNVHIEKPIRIDYGMNIKMGSDVFINFNWTVLDCCPVTIGSRVFIGPNTSFYTAHHPLNAAERAEHIGFAEPITIGNDVWIGGNVTILPGVTIGDGCVIGAGSLVTQDIAPGMIAVGSPCKAVKPAP
- a CDS encoding DUF3237 domain-containing protein; translation: MRAIQLFGTLLLLIIVRSVSAQENPNRDDRFDTRFVYESRVTIDMNRATVGPSKYGERGIIWITGGDVKGPKINAEVLSGGGDWQLGRPDGSQELKARYAIKTTDGHVILVHNSAIIAPRPTPDNPKNEYARSVLNFEAPLGSPYEWMNNAIFLGTVEPAPNFEDDPAVIIRVWELL
- a CDS encoding amidohydrolase, whose product is MLIKKMIKSCLLAGCAMLSHCALSAASSADLILTNGDIYTPNGWVESVAIKDGIIIGFDPEQYLTSSSTVVDLNGATVLPGFHDMHVHPLNSGLHKFQCRFAQGLSPETVQQKIAACVTERKENEWITGGQWDAASFGQTPPHRKFLDEVSPNNPVVLRDISGHSAWANSLALELAGITADTPNPEGGIIEKDSNGLPTGLLRESAAGLVYKNVPAYTQAQNVEALAWSTQLMLSNGITSYTDAGVNEVAMKAYATLYDAGKLKQRVRGCNLYGSIVFSAADEQVSADPIEQRNLYSRSRFSPDCVKIVLDGVPTDSHTAAMVDPYKDNSHASEERTRGLLLIEQEKLNALVTDFDNKGLSVKFHAAGDAAVKAGLTAIEAARKSNGFSGVLHDVGHSSFVQMDDIQRARSIAATFEMSPYIWYPNPIIPDITKATGHERMKRWIPVKDAIDAGALVVPGSDWAVVPSVNPWIAIETLVTRQKPGGGKDVLAPQERISLKQAIDLFTVNSAKHLGKSDEVGSISVGLYADLIIVDKNPFKIPTTELHNIKILKTVIAGETVYQSE
- a CDS encoding DUF1852 domain-containing protein is translated as MNKDVTFTIKSVCFDENYYPSDNTRITTNFANLARGEMRRENLRNTLKMVNNRFNALAHWDNVHGDRYEVELEIISVEIDVAGNGESFPTIEVLKTNIFDRKTGKRIAGIVGNNFSSYVRDYDFSVVLPAHNKNQSQFSIPDTFGELHGKIFKHFVNSEVYKTHFEKPPVICLSVSENKIYHRTENQHPILGVEYQPNESSLTEQYFQKMGLQVRYFMPPNSVAPLAFYFFGDLLNDYTHLELISTISTMETFQKIYRPEIYNANAPAGKRYQPNLKHPDHSLTQIQYDREERSHLAVKQGKFVEEHFIKPYQTTLEQWSASRTL
- a CDS encoding MATE family efflux transporter, with translation MASSTQQRDLTSGTILGQLVRMTVPMVWGIVAVMSIGLIDTYFVGQLGTQALAALGFVFPVMLTLTSLAIGLGAGAASVISRVIGAGDQHQVKRLTTDALCLGLAVVMLASGLGMLTIEPLFLLLGASQGLIPLISSYMMVWYPSMVLLVIPMLANSIIRANGDSFYPSVIMIIAAVINGILDPLLIQGLWLFPELGFAGAAWASVGARSLTLLASLLILMYRERMLSYSLPSAASLLSSWASIARIGIPAAGGNMVNPVGVAIITAAIALIGQEQVAGFNVASRMQAFAVIPMLALSASIGPVVGQNWGADLKHRSAQALKASFIFSLLWSLLLAVLFWLFAAPLAGLFSSDQQVITIACQYLHIVPFSLVGYGCVIIAAAAFNAIDRPIPALVYNLHRTFIWLAPLAWLAAALSTVEAVFWSVVLANIVGGAAAVAHAWHFFRKHIE
- a CDS encoding RecQ family ATP-dependent DNA helicase; this translates as MTSQHTSTLHSLFGFSSFRTGQQEVVDSLLNQRSALAIFPTGSGKSLCYQFVATQLPHLTLVVSPLLALMKDQLAFLHSKGIAAASIDSTLTPEQNKQVMSDIRSGQCKILMVSVERFKNERFRQFIASVEVSMLVIDEAHCISEWGHNFRPDYLKLPAYQQDLNIPLVLLLTATATKQVKQDMARRFAIADEDIVQTGFYRPNLNLNVLPVSEAQKNQALLQTLSAQSGAGIVYVTLQHTAEQVARYLQQNGFAASAYHAGLDGELRQTIQQDFMQNRLQVVVATIAFGMGIDKSDIRFVVHYDLPKSIENYSQEIGRGGRDGEPANCTVLANLDGLVTIENFVYGDTPDLPSIQKVLSDIASHSADNADTSPYRWETQLNSLSTLSNIRQLPLKTLLVQLELARVIRPLFSYFAEYKYRFITDKTAILGQFSAERRDFLNAVFTHTDMKKTWGQVNFDSIFEHYGAERARVLKALEYLHAQQHIEVVTRLMTDVYEVNPPALRAPDLPQTLARYFADNEHKEVKRIAALVRFFELDSCLNFNLSAYFDDTQAPQQCGHCSVCQGKVARLSYSSPIPMPDSNGVSTAMKALNAHLKDKYDGPLTESMYCRFLTAMAMPLFARLKIKQVTGYGSCEHCRYADVKAMVKSLMPAQS
- a CDS encoding methionine synthase encodes the protein MNTTLPTSIAGSLPKPAWLAEPETLWSPWKLSGDELIEGKQDALRLSLQAQQQAGIDIISDGEQTRQHFVTTFIEHLNGVDFTQRKTVKIRNRYDASVPVVVDAVTRPKSVFVDDAKYLRQLTKQPIKWALPGPMTMIDTLYDDHYKSREKLAWEFAKILNQEAKELEAAGVDIIQFDEPAFNVFFDEVNDWGIAALEKAAEGLKCETAVHICYGYGIKANTDWKKTLGEEWRQYEDVFPKLQRSVIDIVSLECHNSKVPMDLIELIRGKKVMVGAIDVASHTIETAEEIADTLRKVLKFVDADKLYPSTNCGMAPLPRQVADAKLRALSAGAAILRNELANQ
- a CDS encoding amidohydrolase, which gives rise to MLKLKHALAMSVVLMSTPACQAENATPAAKTDSAASAAAISDSADLIFTNGHFYTTDGWAKSIAVDDGVIVAISKTENLTDLKSSTTKVIDLAGDTVFPGLHDMHIHAMGSGQKAQSCSWPQGSSAEVALATIGECVAKAEKGEWVQGGQWDSASFGQKPSRQMLDKLAPDNPVALTDISYHSLWVNSKALELAGITAETKTPEGGVIEKDENGQPTGILRETATGLVRMVIPPPSEEDKAEALKWAIDLISSYGITGFTDAGVSENELVTFTTLADRGDLKLRVRACQWGRGLVGVDSDEELDDALAKMRVNRNKFARDNIKPDCIKLALDGVPTDGHTAAMLEPYQGAHNDAGHGDKGITMIPQEKLNRILVKADNSGFTVKMHAAGDAAVRSAMDGIAATRKANGFSGNLHDIAHNSFVNMDDINRARDIAATFEMSPYIWFPNPIIPDIEKAVGKERMKRWTPVKDAIDAGALVVPGSDWAVVPSVNPWLGIETLVTRQKPGGGGEMLGAVERITLKQAIDLYTVNAAKQMGTRDKTGAIAVGMLADIIVLDRNPFDIPIYDVHNTQVKMSFIGGEKIYQQ